One Lycium ferocissimum isolate CSIRO_LF1 unplaced genomic scaffold, AGI_CSIRO_Lferr_CH_V1 ctg15847, whole genome shotgun sequence DNA window includes the following coding sequences:
- the LOC132042518 gene encoding uncharacterized protein LOC132042518, translating to MSLPSYCKFCHHQGHEENSCRLMLKKRGFQQGDIEQLHGDKFEGDLRQFLNIKKNKDVDGCANKPGKAHGANGIADKVVENIDDQMALQTTETRGKDAGKNVAAVIFDVVQTKNKFAVLKEGEDEASVVEIADDATGRQLVVEDSDAHV from the exons atgtcACTGCCTTCATATTGTAAGTTTTGTCATCACCAAGGGCATGAAGAAAATAGCTGCAGATTGATGTTGAAAAAGAGAGGTTTTCAACAAGGTGATATTGAGCAGTTGCATGGGGACAAATTTGAAGGTGATTTACGTcaatttttgaatataaaaaagaataaagatgtTGATGGTTGTGCTAACAAACCTGGGAAGGCTCATGGTGCAAATGGTATAGCAGACAAGGTTGTGGAAAATATAGACGACCAG ATGGCTTTACAAACAACAGAAACTAGAGGAAAAGATGCAGGCAAAAATGTTGCTGCAGTAATTTTTGATGTTGTGCAAACTAAAAACAAGTTTGCAGTACTAAAGGAGGGTGAGGATGAGGCATCAGTAGTAGAAATTGCTGATGATGCTACTGGTAGGCAGCTGGTTGTAGAAGATTCTGATGCTCATGTGTAA